In Drosophila miranda strain MSH22 chromosome XR, D.miranda_PacBio2.1, whole genome shotgun sequence, the genomic window CAGTCGGGGAGTGGGCTGCCGTCGTAGGTGCCGCCCCAGCCGCAGGCCACGGCCCACCACTCGTTGTAGTCGTTATAGCGATCGTTGTAGCTGGGAAGCTCCACCTTGTTGACCATGTGCCAGAAGTCCACATGGGGGATGCGGATCAGAGCGATGTCAGCGCTCGAGTGCGAGATGAAGTTGCCATTTCCGACCCAGTGGGTGTACTGGGCGTTGGTGCGCCAGGTGGCACCGAAGTAAACCGTCACGGAGTCAGCATTTCCGATGCAGTGCTCGGCGGTGAGGACCCAGTCATTGGCGATGATGGAGCCACCGCACCACCAGCCGCCGCTAAAGCCCAGGCCAACGGTGTAGGGGGCCTTGCCCTCCGCGGCCGCGTAGCCGTTGGTGATGCGTCCCTCGATCTTGGAAACCTTGGGCAGATCCTTGGGGTGGACCACGCTCTCGTAGGCCGAGGCGGaggccacagccagagccagaatAGTTATGAATACCTTCATGTTGCAGATACAACTTGTTCTTCGGTGACTTCCACGGCCCCTTTTATACGTGTGAGGATCGTAAAAACTGGCTCTGATGTTGTCCAGATTAAGAACTTGGCCAAGATAACTGGCGAAGTGCAGTACTAAATCAAAGACTATCTATTA contains:
- the LOC108165521 gene encoding serine protease 1 is translated as MKVFITILALAVASASAYESVVHPKDLPKVSKIEGRITNGYAAAEGKAPYTVGLGFSGGWWCGGSIIANDWVLTAEHCIGNADSVTVYFGATWRTNAQYTHWVGNGNFISHSSADIALIRIPHVDFWHMVNKVELPSYNDRYNDYNEWWAVACGWGGTYDGSPLPDWLQCADLQIIHNSECASYYGTGTVGDNIICVRVVDGKGTCGGDSGGPLVTHDGSKLVGVTNWVSGAGCQAGHPAGFQRVTYHLDWIRDHTGISY